One Thermus sp. CCB_US3_UF1 DNA window includes the following coding sequences:
- a CDS encoding class I SAM-dependent RNA methyltransferase, protein MKVLTVEKLVPGGYGLARTEEGAVLVRGALPGEVVRGRPVRRKGALFLEEVEVLEGRPDRYPHPLPPSADLPLRYESQLPLKEGLVRDALERIAKLSFPLAPIRPSPRALGYRTAAQYARHPLGGLAYRQPEGWSLLRLEEDPLLAEPLAWAFALLQTWPLPVEEVALRGSLLEGRVLLGLIGGHPEALKRPAKALVKEGFAGVVWGEASPKGRFRGRTMPLHGERTLLERFGPLTATVSVESFSQVNPLAAGELLEEAQGLVSGGRRALELYAGSGLLSLLLAPRFRKVVAVEISKEAVRRGEEDRKRLGVANVRFHRGDAREAARLGAFDLVVLDPPRSGLSPEVRAYLLEARPEEVLYMACNPATWARDVGELVRGGYRLAFARPYDFFPFTHHVEVLSLLRLG, encoded by the coding sequence ATGAAGGTTCTCACCGTGGAGAAGCTGGTCCCCGGGGGCTACGGCCTGGCCCGGACGGAGGAAGGGGCGGTCCTGGTCCGGGGAGCCCTGCCGGGAGAGGTGGTGCGGGGCAGGCCCGTGCGCCGCAAGGGGGCCCTTTTCCTGGAGGAGGTGGAGGTGCTGGAGGGGCGGCCCGACCGCTACCCCCACCCCCTGCCCCCCTCCGCCGACCTGCCCCTCCGCTACGAAAGCCAGCTTCCCCTCAAGGAAGGGCTGGTGCGGGACGCCCTGGAGCGCATCGCCAAGCTCTCCTTTCCCCTTGCCCCCATCCGCCCTTCCCCCAGGGCCCTGGGCTACCGCACCGCCGCCCAGTACGCCCGCCATCCCCTAGGGGGGCTGGCCTACCGCCAGCCGGAGGGCTGGTCCCTCCTCCGGCTGGAGGAAGACCCCCTCCTGGCCGAGCCCCTGGCCTGGGCCTTCGCCCTCCTCCAGACCTGGCCCCTCCCCGTGGAGGAGGTGGCCCTTAGGGGAAGCCTTCTGGAGGGAAGGGTGCTCCTCGGCCTCATCGGGGGCCACCCCGAGGCCCTGAAGCGCCCCGCCAAGGCCCTGGTGAAGGAAGGCTTCGCCGGGGTGGTCTGGGGAGAGGCTTCCCCCAAAGGGCGCTTCCGCGGGAGGACCATGCCCCTTCACGGGGAGAGAACCCTCCTGGAGCGCTTCGGCCCCCTCACGGCCACGGTGAGCGTGGAAAGCTTCAGCCAGGTGAACCCCCTGGCCGCGGGGGAGCTTCTGGAGGAGGCCCAGGGCCTGGTCTCGGGGGGGCGAAGGGCCCTGGAGCTCTACGCCGGCAGCGGCCTCCTCTCCCTCCTCCTCGCCCCCCGCTTCAGGAAGGTGGTGGCGGTGGAGATCAGCAAGGAGGCGGTGCGCCGGGGGGAGGAGGACCGGAAGCGCCTGGGGGTGGCCAACGTCCGCTTCCACCGGGGGGATGCCCGGGAGGCGGCGCGGCTTGGGGCCTTTGACCTGGTGGTCCTGGACCCACCCCGCTCCGGCCTCTCCCCCGAGGTGCGGGCCTACCTCCTGGAGGCCCGCCCCGAGGAGGTGCTCTACATGGCCTGCAACCCCGCCACCTGGGCCCGGGACGTGGGGGAGCTGGTGCGGGGCGGGTACCGCCTGGCCTTCGCCCGCCCTTACGACTTCTTCCCCTTCACCCACCACGTGGAGGTTCTCTCCCTCCTCCGCCTAGGGTAG
- a CDS encoding response regulator transcription factor, producing the protein MIRVVLADDHALFRQGLKSLLEAEGDFRVVGEAKDGWEALRHALEAKPDVILMDIQMPGLDGVQATQAILKEWPQAKVIILTMYRQDAYVFEAVKAGARGYLLKDTDASDLIGAIRRVHAGEVLLDAELAGRIIQDFRAKKEASTPLHAELSEREIQILKLVAQGYTNLEIAAELQLSEKTVRNRLSEIFQKLHLNNRTQAALYAIREGLAQPEPEE; encoded by the coding sequence GTGATTCGCGTAGTCTTAGCGGACGACCACGCCCTCTTCCGCCAGGGCTTGAAAAGCCTTTTGGAGGCGGAGGGGGATTTTCGGGTGGTGGGGGAGGCCAAGGACGGCTGGGAGGCCCTGCGGCATGCCCTCGAGGCCAAGCCCGACGTGATCCTCATGGACATCCAGATGCCGGGCCTGGACGGGGTACAGGCCACCCAGGCCATCCTCAAGGAATGGCCCCAGGCCAAGGTCATCATCCTCACCATGTACCGCCAGGACGCCTACGTCTTTGAGGCCGTGAAGGCTGGGGCCCGGGGCTACCTCTTGAAGGATACGGACGCCAGCGACCTCATCGGGGCCATCCGCCGGGTGCATGCGGGGGAGGTGCTTTTGGACGCGGAGCTTGCCGGGCGCATCATCCAGGACTTCCGGGCCAAGAAGGAGGCCAGCACCCCCCTGCACGCCGAGCTTTCCGAGCGGGAGATCCAGATCCTCAAGCTGGTGGCCCAGGGCTACACCAACCTGGAGATCGCCGCGGAGCTCCAGCTTTCCGAGAAGACGGTGCGCAACCGCCTATCGGAGATATTCCAGAAACTTCACCTAAACAACCGCACCCAGGCCGCCCTATACGCCATTCGCGAGGGGTTGGCCCAACCTGAGCCGGAAGAGTAG
- a CDS encoding M20/M25/M40 family metallo-hydrolase: MDPVRFLLELAPLAGEEARGAYVAAHLPGARRDGLGNVWAGEGKVLLLAHLDTVLPPEPPRRAGERLYAPGVGDNSSGVAVLLSLPERPGVVRGFTVGEEGLGNLKGARALVEALAPQVVVAVDGYLPGVVDRALGSVRFRVRFLGRGGHAWGDRGTPNPVFALAEGLWGLWALFREEGEASLNASGLEGGEAVNAIPREASALLELRALLPEDLARLYRAAQEVLEGAARRHGVELEVELLGERPAGATATPRLRQAAERALAAIGERPQFQPGSTDASAAIERGIPALGLGVYRGGGAHTPEEWVLPQSLWQGRQALLALLEALGVG, translated from the coding sequence GTGGACCCGGTCCGCTTCCTCCTGGAACTGGCTCCCCTTGCGGGGGAGGAGGCCCGGGGGGCCTACGTGGCCGCCCATCTCCCGGGGGCCCGGCGGGATGGGCTCGGCAACGTGTGGGCCGGGGAGGGGAAGGTGCTCCTCCTGGCCCATCTGGACACCGTCCTCCCCCCCGAGCCCCCCAGGCGGGCGGGGGAGCGGCTTTACGCCCCCGGGGTGGGGGATAACTCCTCGGGGGTGGCCGTGCTCCTCTCCCTGCCCGAAAGGCCCGGGGTGGTGCGGGGCTTCACCGTGGGGGAGGAGGGCCTAGGGAACCTCAAGGGGGCCCGGGCCCTGGTGGAGGCCCTTGCCCCCCAGGTGGTGGTGGCGGTGGACGGCTACCTCCCCGGGGTCGTGGACCGGGCCTTGGGCTCGGTGCGCTTCCGCGTGCGCTTCCTGGGCCGCGGCGGGCACGCCTGGGGGGACAGGGGGACCCCCAACCCCGTCTTTGCCCTGGCCGAGGGCCTTTGGGGGCTTTGGGCCCTTTTCCGGGAGGAGGGGGAGGCGAGCCTGAACGCCTCGGGCCTCGAGGGCGGGGAGGCGGTGAACGCCATCCCCCGGGAGGCCAGTGCCCTTTTGGAGCTGAGGGCCCTCCTTCCCGAGGACCTGGCCCGCCTCTACCGCGCCGCCCAGGAGGTGCTTGAGGGTGCGGCCCGGAGGCACGGGGTGGAGCTGGAGGTAGAGCTTCTGGGGGAGCGCCCTGCGGGCGCCACCGCCACCCCCAGGCTTCGCCAGGCGGCGGAAAGGGCCCTGGCCGCCATCGGGGAGAGGCCCCAGTTCCAGCCGGGCTCCACCGACGCCAGCGCCGCCATTGAGCGGGGTATCCCTGCCCTGGGCCTCGGGGTCTACCGGGGAGGCGGGGCCCATACCCCCGAGGAGTGGGTGCTCCCGCAAAGCCTTTGGCAAGGGCGGCAGGCCCTTCTGGCCTTATTGGAGGCCCTTGGCGTAGGATAG
- a CDS encoding ABC transporter ATP-binding protein, whose amino-acid sequence MTGQSPSPLRRLLPYLAPYGWRYALGVALGLLSILFFVLTPYFLRLAVDAVGHGGPYGRYALLLLLSAGVSALLSYFMRRLAVVASRQVEYDLRRDLFHHLLRLDRGFYHATRVGDLMNRLNTDLSAVREMVGPGIMMGSRLSFLVLLAFLSMYAVDARLAFYLTLILPAIALAIFYLLRLIDRRYREAQEAFDAISTLAQEAFSGIRVVKGYALEGRMLSRFQELNRAYMAKSLALAKVEGPMQALLGFLMGFAFLTVLWVGGGMVVQGAMSVGELVQFNAYLAQLTWPILGLGWVMAMYQRGLTSLRRLLELLDQKPAIQDQDPLPLRPKDLSGEVRFQGVGLRLGGRWLLKDITLTLPEGMTLGITGRTGAGKSLLAALIPRLLDPTEGTVYVGGYEARRIPLAVLRRVVGVAPQEPFLFSETLWANIAFGLETPDRTRVEWAAKLAGIHEEILAFPKGYETVLGERGVTLSGGQRQRVALARALAKTPRILILDDALSAVDTETEARILQGLKTVLGRQTTLLISHRTATLRHADWIIVLDGGRIVEEGTHESLLEAGGLYAELDRIQRMEVEE is encoded by the coding sequence ATGACCGGTCAGTCACCTTCCCCCCTCCGCCGCCTCCTGCCCTACCTGGCCCCCTACGGGTGGCGCTACGCCCTGGGGGTGGCCCTGGGCCTCCTTTCCATCCTCTTCTTCGTCCTCACCCCCTATTTCCTGCGCCTGGCGGTGGACGCCGTGGGCCACGGGGGGCCTTATGGCCGCTACGCCCTTCTCCTCCTCCTCTCCGCGGGGGTAAGCGCCCTCCTTTCCTACTTCATGCGCCGCCTGGCGGTGGTGGCCAGCCGCCAGGTGGAGTATGACCTGAGGCGGGACCTCTTCCACCACCTCCTCCGCCTGGACCGGGGCTTTTACCACGCCACCCGGGTGGGGGACCTGATGAACCGCCTGAATACCGACCTCTCCGCTGTCCGGGAAATGGTGGGCCCGGGGATCATGATGGGAAGCCGCCTCTCCTTCCTGGTCCTTCTGGCCTTCCTTTCCATGTACGCGGTGGACGCCCGGCTGGCCTTCTACCTCACCCTGATCCTGCCCGCCATCGCCCTGGCCATCTTCTACCTCCTGCGGCTCATTGACCGCCGCTACCGGGAGGCCCAGGAGGCCTTCGACGCCATCAGCACCCTGGCCCAGGAGGCCTTCAGCGGGATAAGGGTGGTCAAGGGGTACGCCCTGGAGGGGCGGATGCTCTCCCGCTTTCAGGAGCTGAACCGGGCCTACATGGCCAAGAGCCTGGCCCTGGCCAAGGTGGAGGGGCCCATGCAGGCCCTTCTGGGCTTTCTCATGGGCTTTGCCTTCCTCACCGTCCTCTGGGTTGGCGGGGGGATGGTGGTCCAGGGGGCGATGAGCGTGGGGGAGCTGGTCCAGTTCAACGCCTACCTGGCCCAGCTCACCTGGCCCATCCTGGGCCTGGGCTGGGTGATGGCCATGTACCAGCGGGGCCTCACCAGCCTCAGGCGCCTCCTGGAGCTTTTGGACCAGAAGCCCGCCATCCAGGACCAAGACCCCTTGCCCTTAAGGCCTAAGGACCTGAGCGGGGAGGTGCGCTTCCAGGGGGTGGGGCTGAGGCTTGGGGGGCGCTGGCTCCTCAAGGACATCACCCTCACCCTCCCCGAGGGCATGACCCTAGGGATCACCGGGCGCACGGGTGCGGGGAAAAGCCTTCTCGCGGCCCTTATCCCCCGCCTTCTGGACCCCACCGAGGGCACGGTCTACGTGGGGGGGTACGAGGCCCGGCGCATCCCCTTGGCCGTCCTGCGCCGGGTGGTGGGGGTGGCGCCCCAGGAGCCCTTCCTCTTTAGCGAAACCCTTTGGGCCAACATCGCCTTCGGCCTGGAAACCCCTGACCGGACGCGGGTGGAATGGGCGGCCAAGCTGGCCGGGATCCACGAGGAGATCCTGGCCTTCCCCAAAGGGTACGAGACCGTGCTGGGGGAGCGGGGGGTAACCCTTTCGGGAGGGCAGAGGCAGCGGGTGGCCCTGGCCCGGGCCCTGGCCAAGACCCCCAGGATCCTTATCCTGGACGATGCCCTAAGCGCCGTGGACACGGAGACCGAGGCCCGGATCCTCCAGGGGCTCAAGACCGTTTTGGGCCGTCAGACCACCCTCCTCATCTCCCACCGCACCGCCACCTTGCGCCATGCTGACTGGATCATCGTCCTGGACGGGGGCAGGATCGTGGAAGAGGGCACCCATGAGAGCCTTCTGGAGGCGGGGGGGCTTTATGCGGAACTGGACCGCATCCAGCGCATGGAGGTGGAGGAATGA
- a CDS encoding ABC transporter ATP-binding protein, which translates to MTQEDAYSKAFDRVLFARILQYVKPYRFQVGLALFFLLLTTLAAAATPLFFKWAIDGVLVPKEPKPLAERYALLLWISLGFLLVRGVHFAATYGQTYLIGWVGQRVLFDLRSGLFAKLMLLHPGFYDKNPVGRLMTRVTSDVDAINQFITGGLVGVIADFFTLFGLLAFMLALSPKLTLVVLLVVPVLLWVTAWVRNGMRAAYREMRLRLARVNAALQENLSGVETIQLFVRERERGEGFDRLAQDLLRAWVEIVRWFALFFPVVGFLGDLAVAGLLYYGGGEVVRGVVSLGLLVAFVDYTRQLFQPLQDLSDKFNLFQGAMASAERIFGVLDAEEELKDPEDPKPIARFRGEVEFRDVWLAYTPKGVEPTEKDWVLKGVSFRIRPGEKVALVGATGAGKTSVVSLIARFYDPKRGQVCLDGEDVRRYRQEELRRHVGIVLQDPFLFSGTILDNLRIFDEGIPEERVEEVARFLGVHEAILRLPQGYHTRVGERGAGLSTGEKQLLALVRALIYSPDILLILDEATANVDSETERRLQEALYKAMEGRTSIVIAHRLSTIRRVDRILVFRKGRLVEEGTHEELLQRGGYYATLYRLQYAEG; encoded by the coding sequence ATGACCCAGGAGGACGCCTACAGCAAGGCCTTTGACCGGGTGCTCTTTGCCCGCATCCTCCAGTACGTCAAGCCCTACCGCTTCCAGGTGGGCCTGGCCCTTTTCTTCCTCCTCCTCACCACCTTGGCCGCCGCGGCCACGCCGCTTTTTTTCAAATGGGCCATCGACGGGGTCTTGGTTCCTAAGGAGCCCAAGCCCTTGGCCGAGCGCTACGCCCTTCTCCTTTGGATCAGCCTGGGCTTCCTCCTGGTGCGCGGGGTGCATTTCGCCGCCACCTACGGCCAGACCTACCTCATCGGGTGGGTGGGCCAGCGGGTGCTCTTTGACCTAAGGAGCGGCCTCTTCGCCAAGCTCATGCTCCTCCACCCGGGGTTCTACGACAAAAACCCCGTGGGCCGCCTCATGACCCGGGTCACCTCCGATGTGGACGCCATCAACCAGTTCATCACCGGGGGCTTGGTGGGGGTGATCGCCGATTTCTTCACCCTCTTTGGCCTTCTCGCCTTCATGTTGGCCCTAAGCCCCAAGCTCACCCTGGTGGTCCTCCTGGTGGTGCCTGTTCTCCTTTGGGTAACCGCCTGGGTGCGCAACGGCATGCGCGCCGCCTACCGTGAGATGCGCCTCAGGTTGGCCCGGGTGAACGCCGCCTTGCAGGAGAACCTTTCCGGGGTGGAGACCATCCAGCTTTTTGTGCGGGAAAGGGAGCGCGGGGAGGGGTTTGACCGTCTGGCCCAAGACCTCCTGCGTGCCTGGGTGGAGATCGTGCGCTGGTTCGCCCTCTTTTTCCCCGTGGTGGGCTTTCTGGGGGACCTGGCGGTGGCGGGCCTCCTCTACTACGGCGGGGGGGAGGTGGTGCGGGGGGTGGTTTCCTTGGGGCTTCTGGTGGCCTTTGTGGACTACACCCGCCAGCTCTTCCAGCCCCTGCAGGACCTGTCGGATAAGTTCAACCTCTTCCAGGGGGCCATGGCCAGCGCCGAGCGCATCTTCGGGGTCTTGGATGCCGAGGAGGAGCTGAAAGACCCGGAGGACCCCAAGCCCATCGCCCGCTTCCGCGGGGAGGTGGAGTTTAGGGATGTCTGGCTGGCCTACACCCCCAAAGGGGTGGAGCCCACGGAGAAGGACTGGGTGCTCAAGGGGGTTTCCTTCCGCATCCGCCCGGGGGAGAAGGTGGCCCTGGTGGGGGCCACGGGGGCGGGGAAGACCAGCGTGGTGAGCCTCATCGCCCGCTTCTACGACCCGAAGCGGGGCCAGGTGTGCCTTGACGGGGAGGACGTGCGCCGCTACCGCCAGGAGGAGCTGAGGCGGCACGTGGGCATCGTGCTTCAGGACCCCTTCCTCTTTTCTGGGACCATACTGGATAACCTGCGCATCTTTGACGAGGGCATCCCGGAGGAAAGGGTGGAGGAGGTGGCCCGGTTCTTGGGGGTGCACGAGGCCATCCTGCGCCTGCCCCAGGGCTACCATACCCGGGTGGGGGAACGGGGAGCGGGGCTTTCCACGGGGGAGAAGCAGCTTTTGGCCCTGGTGCGGGCCCTCATCTATAGCCCCGACATCCTCCTCATCCTGGACGAGGCCACGGCCAACGTGGATTCGGAAACGGAACGGCGCCTGCAGGAGGCCCTTTACAAGGCCATGGAAGGGCGGACCTCCATCGTCATCGCCCACCGCCTCTCCACCATCCGCCGGGTGGACCGCATCCTGGTCTTCCGCAAGGGGCGGCTGGTGGAGGAGGGCACCCACGAGGAGCTTTTGCAGCGGGGCGGGTACTACGCCACCCTTTACCGCCTCCAGTACGCTGAGGGGTAG
- a CDS encoding folylpolyglutamate synthase/dihydrofolate synthase family protein — MTYREALEWLFARRRQGERGTGRVREVLRRLGHPEDAFPAVHVLGTNGKGSVVAYLEAAFRAAGLPFGAYTSPHLLDFRERIRTHLGLIPEERVVAFAAWAMGEAWPEPPGFFDLATALAFLHFRERGVALAAVEAGVGGEKDATNALSRVALTVLTHVGEDHLEALGGSLEAVARDKAGAFRPGVPVVTGARGVGLEVAARLARERGAPLYLLDPEDPLFALPAPPGLRGAFQEENARLAAAALRLLGFPEGVIAQGLREARNPGRLERFLLGRVEVYLDGAHNPPAAQALAREFAGYHLVFGAFPRKDVAGMLAHLLPKAASVRFAQAGQGALGRELGEPFFPDPWEALLDAAGKALEDGLPVLATGSLYLVGALRGRLAPFTPGLPPGSSPQDR; from the coding sequence ATGACCTACCGCGAGGCCTTGGAATGGCTCTTCGCCCGCCGCCGCCAGGGGGAGCGGGGCACCGGGCGGGTGCGGGAGGTTCTCCGCCGCTTGGGCCACCCTGAGGACGCTTTCCCGGCGGTGCACGTCCTGGGGACCAACGGCAAGGGCAGCGTGGTGGCCTACCTCGAGGCCGCCTTCCGCGCCGCCGGCCTCCCCTTTGGGGCCTACACCAGCCCCCACCTCCTGGACTTCCGCGAAAGGATCCGCACCCACCTGGGCCTGATTCCCGAGGAAAGGGTGGTGGCCTTTGCGGCCTGGGCCATGGGGGAAGCCTGGCCGGAGCCCCCCGGCTTCTTCGACCTGGCCACGGCCTTGGCCTTCCTGCACTTCCGGGAGCGGGGGGTGGCCCTGGCGGCGGTGGAGGCGGGGGTGGGGGGGGAGAAGGACGCCACCAACGCCCTTTCCCGGGTAGCCCTCACCGTCCTCACCCACGTGGGAGAGGACCACCTGGAGGCCCTGGGGGGGAGCCTCGAGGCCGTAGCCCGGGACAAGGCGGGGGCCTTCCGCCCCGGGGTTCCCGTGGTCACGGGGGCCAGGGGGGTGGGGCTGGAGGTGGCGGCCAGGCTGGCCCGGGAGCGGGGCGCGCCCCTCTACCTCCTGGACCCGGAGGACCCCCTTTTCGCCCTCCCCGCTCCCCCCGGCCTGCGCGGGGCCTTCCAAGAGGAAAACGCCCGCCTGGCCGCCGCGGCCTTGCGGCTTTTGGGCTTCCCCGAAGGGGTGATCGCCCAGGGCCTACGGGAGGCCAGAAACCCGGGAAGGCTGGAGCGCTTCCTCCTGGGGAGGGTAGAGGTGTACCTGGACGGGGCCCATAACCCCCCTGCGGCCCAGGCCCTGGCCCGGGAGTTTGCCGGCTACCACCTCGTCTTTGGCGCCTTCCCCCGGAAGGACGTGGCCGGCATGTTGGCCCACCTCCTGCCCAAGGCGGCCAGCGTCCGCTTTGCCCAGGCAGGGCAAGGGGCCCTGGGACGGGAACTGGGGGAGCCCTTTTTCCCCGACCCCTGGGAAGCCCTCCTGGACGCGGCGGGGAAGGCCCTAGAGGACGGCTTGCCCGTTTTGGCCACGGGTTCCCTTTACCTGGTGGGGGCCTTGCGGGGGCGCTTGGCTCCCTTCACTCCCGGGCTTCCGCCAGGGTCCTCCCCCCAGGATCGGTGA
- a CDS encoding protease complex subunit PrcB family protein: protein MRKGLLFPLLLPLLAACQVLEGSGYRVAEAQLLFPEATERWTYFYGEPREVRLAGKPLRLEKALGESLWAVPGALWVEGNPVLREVGPALKPLAEAVRGVSGSLVEVRAQAPLRTTWLYDGVGWVRLTGSLREGERRTLVQPTAYQSPDLYAFTAGETGVLLREILARRGGRQVVLFELYEPVLRPLALDPAPDAYRVGGLLVQYGLRVELVSPPAPLYRVLDQGANAAYAETEARAYLANNPTRFAEVWNLAVGNRLPRPPAPSVDFRTRSVAAFFWGLKPTGGYRLEVAGVTYSAGTARVVLSLASPQPGAIVTQALTSPYVLLELERVSRVVFTDPGGRTLAEARE from the coding sequence ATGAGAAAAGGCCTGCTCTTCCCCCTCCTCCTGCCCCTCCTGGCCGCCTGCCAGGTGCTGGAGGGCTCGGGCTACCGGGTGGCCGAGGCCCAGCTCCTTTTTCCCGAGGCCACGGAGCGCTGGACCTACTTCTACGGGGAGCCCCGGGAGGTGAGGCTGGCCGGGAAGCCCCTGCGCCTGGAAAAGGCCTTGGGGGAAAGCCTATGGGCGGTTCCCGGGGCCCTTTGGGTGGAGGGGAACCCGGTGCTGCGGGAGGTGGGTCCGGCCCTAAAACCTCTGGCGGAGGCGGTGCGGGGGGTTTCTGGAAGCCTGGTGGAGGTCCGGGCCCAGGCCCCCTTGCGGACCACCTGGCTCTACGACGGGGTGGGCTGGGTGCGGCTTACAGGAAGCCTAAGGGAGGGGGAAAGGCGCACCCTGGTCCAACCCACCGCTTACCAAAGCCCCGACCTTTACGCCTTTACCGCGGGGGAAACGGGCGTGCTCCTGCGGGAGATCCTGGCCCGGCGAGGAGGGCGGCAGGTGGTCCTTTTTGAGCTTTACGAGCCCGTCCTCCGACCCCTGGCCCTGGACCCGGCCCCCGACGCCTACCGGGTGGGAGGGCTTTTGGTGCAGTACGGGCTTAGAGTGGAGTTGGTGAGCCCTCCCGCCCCCCTCTACCGGGTGTTGGACCAGGGTGCCAACGCCGCCTACGCCGAAACCGAGGCCCGGGCCTACCTGGCCAACAACCCCACCCGCTTCGCCGAGGTCTGGAACCTGGCGGTGGGCAACCGCCTTCCCCGGCCCCCTGCCCCCAGCGTGGACTTCCGCACCCGCAGCGTGGCCGCCTTCTTCTGGGGCCTAAAGCCCACGGGGGGGTACAGGCTGGAGGTGGCCGGCGTAACCTATAGCGCCGGCACCGCCCGGGTGGTCCTCAGCCTCGCCTCCCCCCAGCCCGGGGCCATCGTCACCCAGGCCCTCACCAGCCCCTATGTGCTCCTGGAGCTGGAGCGGGTGAGCCGGGTGGTCTTCACCGATCCTGGGGGGAGGACCCTGGCGGAAGCCCGGGAGTGA
- a CDS encoding ABC transporter permease — translation MTRPWRRFRRNRLAQAGSLLLLLYLLGALFAPFLAPYSPYAQDLRSAYVPPLAGVSLRGPQGEVGLYVSPAYRHPLEGVQVDWSQKYPVRLLVRGDEWQWLGLRGNLHLFGVEGPVRLYLLGTDEQGRDLFSRILYGIPVSLSIGLVAVSIGLFLGAPLGALSAYFGGRMDLLVQRLVDVMLAFPGILLAIVLVAILGTGLGNAMIAVGIAAIPIYARLVRGGVLSLKALDYVEAARALGASHGRILLRHLLPNALGPILIQTSLQMAIAILFAAGLGFLGLGARPPEPEWGLMLARGREYLAVAPHVATFPGLAIVGLVLAFNLLGDALRDALDPRSH, via the coding sequence ATGACTAGACCCTGGCGCCGCTTCCGCCGCAACCGCCTGGCCCAGGCGGGAAGCCTCCTCCTCCTCCTTTACCTCCTGGGCGCCCTTTTCGCCCCCTTCCTGGCCCCCTACTCCCCCTACGCCCAGGACCTGCGCAGCGCCTACGTCCCCCCCCTGGCAGGGGTCAGCCTAAGGGGCCCCCAAGGAGAGGTGGGCCTTTACGTGAGCCCCGCCTACCGGCACCCCCTGGAAGGCGTCCAGGTGGACTGGAGCCAAAAATACCCCGTACGGCTCCTGGTCCGGGGAGACGAGTGGCAGTGGCTTGGGCTTCGGGGTAACCTCCACCTCTTCGGCGTGGAGGGTCCGGTCCGCCTCTACCTCCTGGGCACCGACGAGCAGGGGCGGGACCTTTTCTCCCGCATCCTCTACGGCATCCCCGTTTCCCTGAGCATCGGCCTGGTGGCGGTCAGCATCGGCCTCTTCCTGGGGGCGCCCCTGGGGGCCCTCTCCGCCTACTTCGGGGGCAGGATGGACCTCCTGGTGCAGCGCCTGGTGGACGTGATGCTGGCCTTTCCCGGGATCCTTTTGGCCATCGTCCTGGTGGCCATCCTGGGCACGGGCCTGGGCAACGCCATGATCGCGGTGGGCATCGCCGCCATCCCCATCTACGCCCGCCTGGTCCGGGGGGGGGTCCTCTCCCTGAAGGCCCTGGACTACGTGGAGGCCGCCCGGGCCCTGGGGGCTTCCCACGGCCGCATCCTCCTGCGCCACCTCCTGCCCAACGCCCTGGGCCCCATCCTGATCCAGACCAGCCTGCAGATGGCCATCGCCATCCTCTTCGCCGCGGGCCTGGGTTTCCTGGGCCTGGGGGCCAGGCCCCCGGAGCCCGAGTGGGGGCTGATGCTGGCCCGGGGGCGGGAGTACCTGGCCGTGGCCCCCCATGTGGCCACCTTTCCGGGGTTGGCCATCGTGGGCCTGGTCCTGGCCTTCAACCTTCTAGGGGATGCCCTCCGCGACGCCCTAGACCCTCGAAGCCACTAA
- the nikB gene encoding nickel ABC transporter permease, protein MLTYALRRLLIALPTLFGVVLLVFLMVRLAPGDPAVLLAGEFATPETLEAIRARYGLDRPLPEQFLLYLKALAQGDLGESAKSRRPVLEELKTYFPNTVQLASAAILVALLTGIPLGILAALRPGSGLDLAVMVLALVGVSMPVFWFGLLAILIFSVELGWFPVAGKGTLAHLVLPAITLGVNATALLARMTRGTLLEVLSQDYIRTARAKGVSERVVILKHALRNALIPVVTVAGLEFGSLLAGAVITETIFAWPGLGQLLVGSILARDYPVVQGAVLLVAFSFILVNLLVDLLYAWIDPRVRYD, encoded by the coding sequence ATGCTGACCTACGCCCTTAGGCGTCTTCTCATCGCCCTCCCCACCCTCTTTGGGGTGGTGCTCCTGGTCTTCCTCATGGTGCGCCTGGCCCCAGGGGACCCGGCGGTGCTCCTGGCGGGGGAGTTCGCCACCCCGGAGACCCTCGAGGCCATCCGCGCCCGCTACGGCCTGGACCGCCCCTTGCCGGAGCAGTTCCTCCTCTACCTGAAGGCTTTGGCCCAAGGGGACCTGGGGGAGTCGGCCAAAAGCCGTCGGCCCGTCCTGGAGGAGCTCAAGACCTACTTCCCCAACACGGTGCAGCTGGCCAGCGCCGCCATCCTGGTGGCCCTCCTCACGGGCATCCCCCTGGGCATCCTGGCCGCCCTCCGCCCGGGAAGCGGCCTGGACCTTGCGGTCATGGTCCTGGCCCTCGTGGGGGTTTCCATGCCCGTCTTCTGGTTCGGGCTTCTGGCCATCCTCATCTTCTCCGTGGAGCTGGGTTGGTTTCCCGTGGCCGGCAAGGGCACCCTGGCCCACCTGGTCCTCCCCGCCATCACCCTAGGGGTGAACGCCACCGCCCTCCTGGCCCGCATGACCCGGGGAACCCTCCTGGAGGTCCTCTCCCAGGACTACATCCGCACCGCCCGGGCCAAGGGGGTTTCCGAGCGGGTGGTGATCCTCAAGCACGCCCTGCGCAACGCCCTCATCCCCGTGGTCACCGTGGCCGGGCTGGAGTTTGGCTCCCTCCTGGCGGGGGCGGTGATCACCGAGACCATCTTCGCCTGGCCGGGTCTGGGGCAGCTCCTGGTGGGCTCCATCCTGGCCCGGGACTACCCGGTGGTGCAAGGGGCCGTGCTCCTGGTGGCCTTTAGCTTCATCCTGGTGAACCTCCTCGTGGACCTCCTCTACGCCTGGATTGACCCGAGGGTACGCTATGACTAG